From the genome of Pukyongia salina, one region includes:
- a CDS encoding HupE/UreJ family protein translates to MTDFWLYVKLGLDHVLDLNGYDHILFLIALCAAYSFNAWRKLLLLVTLFTIGHTISLLLAHYNIVAIRGDYVEFLIPVTILVTALYNIFNARRNKPSSANLMFYLVTLFFGLIHGFGFARYYNMMKTDDSVAPLLEFALGVELAQIVIVLITLLLSFLAVGMLRFNKRDWLLIMSSIVIGMTIPMLVDTWPF, encoded by the coding sequence ATGACCGATTTCTGGCTTTATGTAAAACTAGGTCTGGACCACGTCCTCGACCTGAATGGCTATGACCATATCCTTTTCCTGATAGCATTATGCGCTGCTTATTCGTTCAATGCATGGAGGAAATTATTGTTACTGGTAACGCTCTTCACCATAGGGCACACCATTTCCCTGCTGTTGGCACATTACAACATCGTGGCAATACGAGGGGACTACGTAGAGTTTTTAATTCCCGTCACCATCCTTGTCACCGCACTGTATAATATTTTTAATGCCAGACGAAATAAGCCATCTTCGGCCAATTTGATGTTTTACCTGGTGACCTTGTTTTTCGGCCTTATTCATGGCTTTGGTTTTGCCCGCTACTATAATATGATGAAGACAGACGATAGTGTAGCACCTTTACTAGAGTTCGCTTTAGGGGTAGAATTGGCTCAGATCGTGATCGTGCTCATCACATTGCTACTATCATTTCTGGCTGTTGGAATGCTACGATTTAACAAAAGAGATTGGCTGTTGATCATGTCCTCTATCGTAATTGGAATGACCATCCCAATGCTAGTAGATACCTGGCCATTTTAA
- a CDS encoding MBL fold metallo-hydrolase, with protein sequence MKIEQIYTGCLAQGAYYIESNGEIAIIDPLREVKPYIDRAKADNATIKYIFETHFHADFVSGHLTLSRETGAPIIFGPNANPSFEAIIASDGQEFELGDITIVALHTPGHTMESTTYLLRDSNGKDHAIFSGDTLFLGDVGRPDLAQKAAHLTQEELAGTLFDSLRSKIMPLADDVIVYPAHGAGSACGKNLSKETVGTIGEQKRTNYALRADMTREEFIKEVTDGLLPPPQYFPLNVKMNKEGYEDIDEIIKRGTHALEPDAFEAAVNESGALVLDVRHQRDYIRGHIPRSIFIGLDGGFAPWVGALIGDVKQPLLLVTPEGREEETITRLSRVGFDNTLGYLKGGFEAWMNAGKEYDTLKSISAEEFKQELSEKDIPVFDVRKPGEYEAAHVKDAHLTPLDFLNDHLAEFPSEETFYIHCAGGYRSVIAASILKSRGIHNLVDIAGGFKDIKQVGIPITDEVCPSTQK encoded by the coding sequence ATGAAAATCGAACAGATCTATACCGGATGTCTCGCCCAGGGAGCATACTATATTGAAAGTAATGGAGAAATTGCTATTATCGATCCTCTACGGGAAGTTAAACCTTATATAGACCGGGCGAAAGCAGACAATGCTACCATAAAGTATATATTCGAAACTCATTTTCATGCCGATTTTGTAAGTGGACATCTTACGCTTTCAAGAGAAACCGGGGCTCCAATTATTTTTGGACCGAATGCAAATCCAAGTTTTGAAGCTATCATAGCAAGTGACGGACAAGAATTCGAACTTGGAGATATTACAATTGTAGCATTGCACACCCCAGGCCACACCATGGAAAGCACTACCTACTTATTGCGGGATTCCAATGGAAAGGATCATGCCATTTTTAGTGGCGACACCCTATTTCTTGGAGATGTGGGACGGCCAGATCTGGCACAGAAAGCCGCACATCTCACTCAGGAAGAACTTGCCGGAACTCTTTTCGACAGCCTGAGAAGTAAGATCATGCCCCTGGCGGACGATGTGATCGTCTATCCGGCTCACGGTGCAGGTTCGGCGTGCGGGAAGAACCTAAGTAAAGAAACTGTGGGAACCATAGGGGAGCAAAAAAGGACGAATTACGCGTTGAGAGCCGATATGACCCGCGAAGAATTTATTAAAGAAGTTACAGACGGCCTTTTACCTCCGCCTCAATATTTTCCGCTAAATGTGAAAATGAATAAAGAAGGATATGAGGATATCGATGAGATAATAAAAAGAGGAACACATGCCCTGGAGCCGGATGCCTTCGAAGCTGCAGTGAATGAAAGTGGTGCTCTGGTACTCGATGTACGGCACCAGCGGGATTATATTCGCGGACATATTCCCAGATCCATCTTCATTGGTCTCGATGGAGGTTTCGCCCCCTGGGTAGGAGCACTTATTGGCGATGTTAAACAACCGTTATTATTGGTGACTCCCGAAGGACGGGAGGAAGAAACCATCACAAGATTGTCGCGCGTAGGTTTCGATAATACCCTGGGTTACTTGAAAGGCGGCTTTGAAGCCTGGATGAATGCAGGAAAGGAATATGATACTTTGAAGTCGATTTCTGCAGAGGAATTTAAGCAAGAACTTTCAGAAAAAGATATCCCGGTATTCGATGTGAGAAAACCCGGTGAATATGAAGCAGCTCACGTAAAGGATGCACATTTAACACCGCTTGATTTTTTAAACGATCACCTGGCCGAATTCCCTTCCGAAGAAACCTTTTATATACATTGTGCAGGGGGTTATCGCTCGGTAATTGCTGCCTCTATCCTGAAAAGCCGGGGTATTCATAACCTGGTTGATATCGCAGGTGGGTTTAAGGACATTAAACAAGTGGGGATTCCAATAACAGATGAGGTCTGCCCATCCACACAGAAGTAA
- a CDS encoding ribose-phosphate pyrophosphokinase: protein MSAPIPEPKIFPCKQSKELAQNIANAFGIPLGKIITSTYSDGEFQPSFEESVRGSRVFIIGSTFPNSDHLMEMLLMLDAAKRASARHITAVLPYFGWARQDRKDKPRVPIAAKLVAKMLETAGATRIITMDLHADQIQGFFEKPVDHLFASTIFLPYLKSLNLDNLTIASPDMGGSKRAYAYSKALESDVVICYKQRAKANVISHMELIGDVQGKNVVLVDDMVDTAGTLAKAADLMMERGALSVRAICTHPILSGNAYERIENSKLEELIVTDSIPLRQSSPKIRVLTCANLFADVMLSVNANKSISSKFLM from the coding sequence ATGTCCGCACCCATTCCAGAACCAAAGATATTTCCTTGCAAGCAGAGTAAGGAACTCGCTCAAAACATCGCCAATGCCTTTGGGATTCCCCTTGGGAAGATTATTACCTCAACCTATAGCGATGGTGAATTCCAGCCATCCTTTGAAGAATCGGTGCGAGGAAGCAGGGTATTTATCATTGGTTCTACCTTTCCCAATAGCGACCACCTAATGGAAATGCTATTAATGCTGGATGCGGCCAAACGCGCCTCAGCCAGGCATATTACGGCTGTGCTGCCTTATTTTGGATGGGCACGCCAGGACCGAAAAGACAAGCCGCGTGTTCCTATCGCAGCTAAACTCGTGGCGAAGATGCTGGAAACGGCAGGTGCAACGCGAATCATTACCATGGACCTGCATGCCGACCAGATCCAGGGATTCTTCGAAAAGCCGGTAGATCACCTTTTTGCCTCTACCATTTTTCTACCATACCTCAAGAGCCTGAACCTGGACAACCTTACAATCGCCTCCCCGGATATGGGTGGATCTAAACGTGCCTATGCCTACTCGAAGGCGCTTGAAAGTGATGTTGTGATATGTTACAAGCAGCGTGCTAAGGCAAACGTGATCTCGCATATGGAGCTAATTGGAGACGTGCAGGGGAAAAACGTGGTCCTGGTAGACGACATGGTGGATACAGCCGGGACACTGGCTAAAGCCGCCGATCTTATGATGGAACGCGGAGCCTTGAGTGTACGTGCCATTTGTACTCATCCTATCCTTTCCGGAAACGCCTACGAACGTATCGAAAACTCTAAACTGGAAGAGCTTATCGTAACAGATTCTATCCCATTAAGGCAATCGAGCCCTAAGATCAGGGTGTTAACTTGTGCCAATCTGTTTGCAGACGTAATGTTAAGCGTTAACGCGAATAAGTCGATAAGCTCGAAGTTCCTGATGTAA
- a CDS encoding 50S ribosomal protein L25/general stress protein Ctc has translation MKSITINGSKRESVGKSATKALRNAGEVPCVVYGGDEPIHFSADELAFKNLVYTPDVHTVVIALEDGTKVNAILQDIQFHPVSDRILHIDFYQIFDDKEVMLEIPVRVVGNSRGVRNGGVLRIVTRKLRIKAIPENLPDFIEVDITEMKIGNKKYVTSVASDDYKILHPDNTVICQVRTSRTAIVDEVDEEEEEGLEGEEGAEEGAEGTEAGAEAPAAEAPAEE, from the coding sequence ATGAAATCAATTACAATCAACGGATCTAAAAGAGAAAGCGTGGGCAAATCGGCAACGAAAGCCTTGCGTAATGCTGGAGAGGTTCCTTGCGTAGTATACGGAGGAGACGAGCCTATTCACTTTTCAGCAGATGAACTGGCATTTAAAAACCTTGTGTATACTCCGGATGTACATACGGTTGTAATTGCCCTGGAAGATGGCACTAAAGTCAATGCCATACTACAAGACATACAATTCCACCCGGTAAGCGACCGCATCTTACACATCGACTTCTATCAGATATTCGACGATAAGGAAGTAATGCTTGAGATCCCGGTTCGTGTGGTTGGAAACTCACGAGGTGTTCGAAATGGAGGGGTTTTACGAATTGTTACTCGTAAACTTCGAATTAAGGCCATCCCGGAAAATCTTCCCGATTTTATCGAGGTTGATATTACCGAAATGAAAATTGGAAACAAGAAGTATGTTACTTCTGTAGCGTCTGACGACTACAAGATCCTCCACCCTGATAACACGGTTATTTGCCAGGTGAGAACTTCACGTACCGCAATTGTGGATGAAGTAGATGAGGAAGAAGAAGAAGGACTTGAAGGTGAAGAAGGTGCTGAAGAAGGTGCTGAAGGAACTGAGGCTGGTGCCGAAGCTCCTGCTGCTGAAGCTCCTGCAGAAGAATAA
- the pth gene encoding aminoacyl-tRNA hydrolase, producing MFAFFRKLFGNKNDAPLTDGDPMKKFLIAGLGNIGAQYKNTRHNVGFQILDRLAEEESLSWETVKLGDVTTYKKKGRTFILLKPSTYMNLSGKAVKYWLEKEKIPLQNLLVITDDLNLPFGTLRIKIKGSDGGHNGLHDIQNVLQTTKYNRFRFGISDDFSKGRQVDYVLGEWTEEESAKLGERFKKSREVIESFGLAGINITMNTFNGK from the coding sequence ATGTTCGCATTTTTCAGAAAATTATTCGGCAATAAGAACGACGCTCCACTTACAGATGGTGATCCTATGAAAAAATTTCTAATCGCCGGGCTCGGAAATATAGGAGCTCAATATAAAAACACAAGGCACAACGTTGGTTTTCAAATCCTGGACCGGCTGGCGGAAGAAGAATCCCTGAGTTGGGAAACCGTAAAACTAGGAGATGTAACCACCTATAAAAAGAAGGGGCGAACTTTTATACTGCTCAAGCCCAGCACTTATATGAATCTTAGTGGCAAGGCTGTGAAATACTGGTTGGAAAAAGAGAAGATCCCCCTGCAAAACTTGCTGGTGATAACAGACGACCTCAATTTACCTTTCGGTACCTTGCGGATAAAGATCAAGGGTAGTGATGGCGGACATAACGGGCTGCACGACATTCAAAACGTCTTGCAAACCACAAAATACAACCGTTTTCGTTTTGGAATTAGCGACGATTTCTCGAAAGGACGGCAAGTGGATTACGTCTTAGGCGAATGGACAGAGGAAGAAAGTGCGAAACTGGGAGAGCGCTTTAAAAAAAGCCGGGAAGTAATAGAAAGTTTCGGTCTGGCAGGCATCAATATTACCATGAATACCTTTAACGGAAAGTAA
- a CDS encoding bifunctional riboflavin kinase/FAD synthetase, with translation MKEYSSATSYKIDQPSVVTIGTFDGVHVGHKAILKRLVDSAAKEGMVSVLLTFFPHPRMVLQQGSDIKLINTISEKKELLSRTGLDHLVVHPFTAEFSRMTAVEYVRDILVHALGAKKVIIGYDHRFGRNRTASINDLREFGSLYEFEVEEISAQEISEVTVSSTKIRKAIEEGDITTANQYLGYPFMLSGVVVKGKRIGRTIDYPTANLLIKETYKLIPGNGVYIVFSEINGSLVYGITSIGTNPTVGGKNKTIETYFLDFNEDLYDRSLRIEFIARIREEETFETMADLKDAIQKDETFARNYLKNFG, from the coding sequence ATGAAAGAATACAGTTCGGCAACCTCGTATAAAATTGACCAACCCTCTGTAGTTACCATTGGTACGTTCGATGGTGTTCATGTAGGCCATAAGGCCATCCTGAAACGCCTGGTAGATTCTGCAGCCAAGGAAGGAATGGTATCTGTATTGCTCACTTTCTTTCCACACCCTCGCATGGTACTTCAACAAGGAAGCGATATTAAGCTTATCAATACCATTTCAGAAAAAAAAGAACTCCTATCCAGGACCGGCCTGGATCATCTGGTCGTACACCCATTCACAGCCGAATTCTCCAGGATGACTGCAGTAGAATACGTTCGTGATATTTTGGTACATGCACTGGGTGCGAAAAAGGTAATAATTGGATACGACCACCGTTTTGGGCGAAATAGAACTGCAAGTATAAACGACCTTCGTGAATTTGGATCGCTCTACGAATTTGAAGTTGAAGAAATCTCTGCCCAGGAGATCAGTGAAGTAACAGTGAGTTCGACAAAGATCAGAAAAGCCATTGAAGAAGGTGACATCACCACCGCCAATCAATACCTCGGGTATCCTTTCATGCTTAGCGGGGTGGTGGTTAAAGGGAAGCGTATTGGTCGCACGATCGATTATCCTACGGCTAACCTTCTAATAAAAGAAACATACAAACTTATCCCGGGAAATGGGGTTTATATCGTCTTTTCAGAAATTAACGGCTCCTTGGTCTATGGAATTACCAGCATAGGTACCAATCCAACGGTAGGTGGTAAAAATAAAACCATTGAGACCTATTTCCTCGACTTCAATGAGGATCTTTACGATCGTTCTCTCCGTATAGAATTCATTGCCCGAATAAGGGAGGAAGAAACCTTCGAAACCATGGCAGATCTTAAGGATGCAATTCAAAAAGACGAAACCTTTGCCAGAAATTATTTAAAGAATTTTGGATAA